The window CTCCGCCGCCGCGCCCGCGCCGTCGCACTGCACGACCAGCAGCGCCGCCCCCCGCTCCCGCAGCGCCGGGTCGACGGCTCGCAGCACGGGGCCGTCGACGAGCTCCGCCAGCGCGGGCTCGACACCGGCCCGGCCGATCGCGTACGAGGCCGCGGCGGCCGCCTCGAAGGAGGGGAAGTACGCGGCGACGGTGGCCGTCGCCACCGGCACCGGACGCAGCCGCAGAGTCGCCGAGGTGATCACCGCGAGGGTGCCCTCCGAGCCGGTGAGCAGGGCGGTGAGGTCGTAGCCGGTGACGCCCTTGACGGTACGGCGGCCGGTCCTGAGCACCGTCCCGTCGGCGAGCACCGCCTCCAGGCCCAGCACGCTGTCCCGGGTCACCCCGTACTTCGCGCACCGCAGTCCGCCCGCGTTGGTCGCGATGTTCCCGCCGATCGTGGACAGGGCCGCGCTCGCCGGGTCGGGCGCGTACCGCAGCCCGTGCTCGCCCGCCGCCCGGTCCAGCGCGGCGGTGATCACACCGGGTTCGACGACGGCGAGCTGGTCGTCCACCGACAGTTCCAGGACACGGTTCATCCCGGACAGGTCCAGGACGAGGGAGCCTTCCGGCGCCGTCGCCCCGCCGGACAGGCCGGTGCCCGCACCGCGCGGCACCACCGGCACTCGCAGCTCGTGCGCGTGCCGCAGCGTCACCGTCACGTCCTGCGTGCGCCGGGCGTGCACGACGGCCAGCGGCTCGCCGCTCGGCCGGGTGCCGGAGCGGTCGGTGGCGTGCGCCGCCAGGGCGGCCGGGTCGGTGGTCAGCCGGTCGGGCGGCAGATCCCGGGCCAGCAGGCCCAGGAACCGGGCGGACACGGTCGTCTCGGGTGCTGCCGTCATGGGGTGAGTGCCTTCGTTCCGATCGCGAGCAGGGAGACGTCCTCCTGGGGCGCGTGCACCGGCGCGCACTGGATGTCGCGGAAATGCCGCTCCAGCGGGTTGCCGCGGGCCAGCCCGGGATTGCCCAGCAGCCGTACGGCCAGCTCCACGGCCCGCACTGCGTGCCGGTCAGCCAGCACGCGCGCGCCGAGGGCCTGTTCCGGGGTGTACGAGGCGTCGTCGGCGTCGAGCTTCGCGGCACCGTCGAAGACCAGCTGCTCCGCGGCCGCGAGCAGCACCTCGATCTCCCCGGCCGCCCGCCGGAAGCGTTCCGTACGGGCCACCGGATGGCCGAGGTTGGCGGGCACGCGCGCGTGGGCGAAGGTGTGGAAGTACGCCTGTGCGGCTCGGGCCACGCCCAAGTAGAGGGCGGCCAGCGGGACATGGAGGGCGGCGCCCATCCGGTTGTCCTGTTCGGCGGCCGCACCGTACGGGCCGAGCCCGATGACGTGCTCGCACGGGACCTCCACCTCGTGGAACGTCATGTCGTGGCTGCCGCTGGCCCGCAGCCCCAACTGGTCCCAGCGGCCCGTGATCTCGATGCCCAGGGAGCCGCCGGGCACCAGGAAGGTGCCCACACGCGGCTCCGGTTCGTCGGTGTGCGCCCACACCAGGAACCAGTCCAGCCCCTCGGCGCCGGTCACGAACCGCTTGGTGCCGCTGACCGCCCAGCCGTCGGCCGTGCGACGGGCTCGGGTAGCAGGCAGGCCGCCCCGCGCAGGCGAGCCCAAGTCGGGCTCCACGCGCGCGTGGTTGACGAGCACAGGGCGCGCGAACGACTCCTTGACCACGCGCGCGTACAGCTCCTCGGGCCAGTGCGGCTGCGCGGCCTGCCGGGCATGGGAGTTCAACGTCATCGCCGTGATCAGCGCGACGGACGGGGCCAGCCGCCCGAGGGAGTGCAGGATCCGGGCCGTCTCCTCGACGCCCCTGCCCCGGCCGCCGTACCGCTCGCCGATCGTCGCGGTGAGCAGTCCCGCCTCGTGCGCGATCCGGAGGGACTCGGCGGGAAAGGCGGCCGAGCGGTCGTACGCGGCGGCCAGTTCGGCGATGCGCTCGGTCACAGGGCCTTCTTCAGGTCGGCGTTCAGGTCGGCGTTGAGGTCGGTGGTCCAGAACGACTTCACGTCCAAGTGCTCCTTCAGCGCCCCGAGTCCGGTGAACACGTCGGCCACCTTCTGCTGCGAGGCGATGGCGTCGTCGCCGACCGTGCGGGCCTGTGTCGGGCGTTGCGCCTGGGCGTCGACGAGGTCCTTCCTGGCCTGGGCGAGGGGCTGGTGGGTGGCGTCGGCGGTGATCTGGGCGAAGCCGTTGAGGTGACCGTCGCGGACGTACGCGTAGGCCTTCGTGATCCGGGCGATGAGGTCGGCCGCGGCCGCCTTCTGCTCCTGGCTCTTGAGCACGCTGTCCCGCGCCGACCACAGGAAGTTGCCGGACAGGATGTCCTTGCCCGAGCCGACCGTGGTCGCGCCCTGCTGGTGGGCGGTGATGATCGACGTGCCGTACGAGGCGAAGGCGTCGATGCTGGCGCCGTTGAGGGCGGCAAGGCCGTCGTTCGGCAGGAGCGGCTTGGCGTCGACGTCGGACCACTTCAGGCCCGCCTGCTTCAGCAACTCGTAGAGGAAGTAGTGGGCGGTGGTGTTCTGCACGTAGCCGACCTTCTTGCCCTTCAGGCCGGCGATGTCGGTGACCTTGGAGCCCTTGGGGACGACCACCTCCTGGTTGAGGGTGGCCCCGCGCTGCACGGCGACGACCTTGAAGTTCGGTGAGCCGTCGGCGGCGGCGAAGACCGGCAGGATCTCGCTGGAGGACGCGAGGTCCAGCGCCCCCGCCCGGATCGCCTGGAGCTGCTGGTCACCGCCCTGGAACTGGCTCCACTTCACCTCGTACGGGGTGTCGTCGAGGCCGGCGTACTTCAGGACGGCCTCCTCGACCTTCCAGCCGGTGGCGCCGACTCTCAAGGTGACCTCGGACACCGATGACGCGGACTTCGCCTCGGCCTCGGTTCCGCAGGCCGCCGCGAACGGCAGGAGCAGGGCGAGCGCGGCGGCGGACGAGCGCAGGGTGCGGGGGAACAACACGGGATCTCCATCAGGCGGCTTGGGTGGTGGCGCGGTGGGCGAGTTCCTGCCGGACCAGCGGCAGGACGTGACGGGCGTAGTCGATCGCGTCGTTGAGGGGGTCGTAGCCGCGGATCGACAGCAGGTCGCAGCCGATGTCGACGTAGTCGAGCAGGGCCTTGGCCACCGTCTCGGGGGATCCGACCAGCGCGGTCGAGGCGCCGGCGGCGTTGGTGGCGACCGCGGGCGCGGTCCACAGGCAGCGGTCGTGGACCTCGCCCCGGTCGGCGATGTCCAGCAGCCGCTGCGAGCCGGCGTTGGCCGGGCGCCCTGTGGTGCGGTAGTGGCGCAGCAACTCGGTGTTCCTCGCCTGGTCCTTGAGCACGCCCAGCGTGCGGTGCGCCTTCTCCCAGGCCAGTTCGTCGGTCGGCGCGATGATCGGGCGGAACGACACCCAGATACGGGGACGGGGGCGCCCGGCGGCATCCGCGACCGCGTTCACGGCGGCGATCTGCTCGGCCGTCTCCTTCAGCGGCTCGCCCCACAGCCCGAAGATGTCGCCCTGCTGCCCGCCGACCCGATAGGCGTCCTGGGAGGAGCCGCCCACCGAGATCGGGACCAGGCCGTGCACCGGCTTCACATCCGAGTAGTAGCCCTCGAACCTGAAGTACTTGCCCGCGTGCGAGACGGGCCCGTCGGCCTGCCACACCTTCCTGAGGATCTGGATGTATTCGTCCGAACGCTCGTACCGCTCCGCCTT of the Streptomyces sp. T12 genome contains:
- a CDS encoding FAD-binding oxidoreductase, giving the protein MTAAPETTVSARFLGLLARDLPPDRLTTDPAALAAHATDRSGTRPSGEPLAVVHARRTQDVTVTLRHAHELRVPVVPRGAGTGLSGGATAPEGSLVLDLSGMNRVLELSVDDQLAVVEPGVITAALDRAAGEHGLRYAPDPASAALSTIGGNIATNAGGLRCAKYGVTRDSVLGLEAVLADGTVLRTGRRTVKGVTGYDLTALLTGSEGTLAVITSATLRLRPVPVATATVAAYFPSFEAAAAASYAIGRAGVEPALAELVDGPVLRAVDPALRERGAALLVVQCDGAGAAAEAAVVARLLAPLAATVETTEDPAEAEALLTARRLALPALERLGRPLIEDIAVPRSRLAEAVREISAISVRHDVPVFTLAHAADGNLHPIIVVDPSLDRLPDAAWEAAGEIFALALRLGGTLTGEHGVGVLKRQWVAEELGPAAHAVQRRLKEAFDPRGILNPGKAL
- a CDS encoding acyl-CoA dehydrogenase family protein gives rise to the protein MTERIAELAAAYDRSAAFPAESLRIAHEAGLLTATIGERYGGRGRGVEETARILHSLGRLAPSVALITAMTLNSHARQAAQPHWPEELYARVVKESFARPVLVNHARVEPDLGSPARGGLPATRARRTADGWAVSGTKRFVTGAEGLDWFLVWAHTDEPEPRVGTFLVPGGSLGIEITGRWDQLGLRASGSHDMTFHEVEVPCEHVIGLGPYGAAAEQDNRMGAALHVPLAALYLGVARAAQAYFHTFAHARVPANLGHPVARTERFRRAAGEIEVLLAAAEQLVFDGAAKLDADDASYTPEQALGARVLADRHAVRAVELAVRLLGNPGLARGNPLERHFRDIQCAPVHAPQEDVSLLAIGTKALTP
- a CDS encoding ABC transporter substrate-binding protein, which produces MLFPRTLRSSAAALALLLPFAAACGTEAEAKSASSVSEVTLRVGATGWKVEEAVLKYAGLDDTPYEVKWSQFQGGDQQLQAIRAGALDLASSSEILPVFAAADGSPNFKVVAVQRGATLNQEVVVPKGSKVTDIAGLKGKKVGYVQNTTAHYFLYELLKQAGLKWSDVDAKPLLPNDGLAALNGASIDAFASYGTSIITAHQQGATTVGSGKDILSGNFLWSARDSVLKSQEQKAAAADLIARITKAYAYVRDGHLNGFAQITADATHQPLAQARKDLVDAQAQRPTQARTVGDDAIASQQKVADVFTGLGALKEHLDVKSFWTTDLNADLNADLKKAL
- a CDS encoding LLM class flavin-dependent oxidoreductase, encoding MPVEFISAVHTDAGASGPAAASRTGLDVDHLRRYARALDDGGFDHTLVAYHSASPDAFQIAQFVATHTERIRPILAHRPGVVFPTHAARALATLDRISDGRLSVHIISGGSDEEQHREGDYLGKAERYERSDEYIQILRKVWQADGPVSHAGKYFRFEGYYSDVKPVHGLVPISVGGSSQDAYRVGGQQGDIFGLWGEPLKETAEQIAAVNAVADAAGRPRPRIWVSFRPIIAPTDELAWEKAHRTLGVLKDQARNTELLRHYRTTGRPANAGSQRLLDIADRGEVHDRCLWTAPAVATNAAGASTALVGSPETVAKALLDYVDIGCDLLSIRGYDPLNDAIDYARHVLPLVRQELAHRATTQAA